In a genomic window of Clavelina lepadiformis chromosome 7, kaClaLepa1.1, whole genome shotgun sequence:
- the LOC143465061 gene encoding tetraspanin-18-like yields METCGQKCLKYLMFIFNFLFFLCGGALLGVGIWVVVDGQSFMQIVASNPVIFSASYILIAVGAALLVISFLGCCGAIKENRCLLGTFFAIVLIIFIVEIVGAILAFVFYPDVSRLAKNTLNEYNENIQDNGITQGWNTLQSVVGCCGFDSPDNWGSSNWTKLNSAAEPRPFPASCCVRDTLSLSGTIRNETSCFNMESGFYHTLGCESKFQQYFWVLGGVGIGILVVELLAMIFTCCLYRAIGEEGNYA; encoded by the exons ATGGAGACTTGTGGTCAGAAATGTTTGAAGTACCTcatgtttattttcaacttCCTTTTCTTT CTTTGTGGAGGAGCTTTGCTTGGTGTCGGAATATGGGTCGTTGTTGATGGACAATCTTTCATGCAAATAGTCGCTTCCAATCCCGTAATTTTCAGCGCTTCCTACATCCTTATTGCAGTTGGAGCGGCTTTGCTGGTCATCTCATTTCTTGGATGCTGCGGAGCCATCAAGGAAAATCGATGCCTTCTCGGGACG TTCTTCGCCATCGTGCTCATTATCTTTATTGTGGAGATCGTCGGAGCTATTTTGGCTTTTGTGTTTTATCCAGACGTTTCTCGACTggcaaaaaatacattaaacGAATATAATGAAAATATCCAAGATAATGGAATCACCCAGGGATGGAACACCTTACAGTCTGTG GTAGGATGCTGCGGATTTGACAGTCCGGACAACTGGGGCAGTTCGAATTGGACGAAATTGAATAGCGCTGCCGAGCCTCGTCCTTTTCCGGCTTCGTGCTGTGTACGAGACACCCTCAGCTTATCTGGCACCATACGGAATGAAACAAGTTGCTTTAACATGGAAAGCGGCTTCTATCATACTCTTGGATGCGAGAGCAAGTTCCAGCAATACTTCTGGGTTTTGGGAGGAGTCGGTATTGGAATTCTTGTTGTCGAG TTGCTGGCCATGATCTTCACATGTTGTCTCTACAGAGCAATAGGAGAGGAGGGAAATTATGCTTAA